One window of Natrinema sp. SYSU A 869 genomic DNA carries:
- a CDS encoding ester cyclase — protein MAVATTNTDEYCNRYVEGWDDHDPEAVMAAFAPGGTVTAPPFDEPRTGTEIGKWVVETVRGFPDVHFGDHDLLSTDVEGVFVLEWTLHGTHTGPFNGLPSTGNTVELEGVDVFTVSEDGIESLRVYFDQSSMAEQLGLTFPAIVGQLPTLARGAIRNIL, from the coding sequence ATGGCCGTGGCAACTACTAACACGGACGAATACTGCAACCGCTACGTAGAGGGCTGGGACGACCACGACCCGGAAGCGGTGATGGCAGCGTTCGCACCCGGAGGAACCGTCACCGCCCCGCCGTTCGACGAACCGCGGACGGGTACCGAGATTGGTAAGTGGGTCGTGGAGACTGTGAGAGGGTTTCCGGACGTTCACTTTGGCGACCACGATCTACTGTCGACGGACGTCGAGGGCGTGTTCGTCCTCGAGTGGACCCTGCACGGAACTCACACGGGGCCGTTCAACGGACTTCCGTCGACGGGGAACACGGTCGAACTCGAGGGTGTCGACGTCTTTACCGTCTCCGAGGACGGGATCGAGTCCCTCAGGGTCTACTTCGACCAGTCGTCGATGGCCGAACAGCTCGGGCTCACGTTCCCCGCGATCGTCGGCCAGCTTCCGACGCTCGCACGTGGCGCGATCCGGAACATCCTCTGA
- a CDS encoding helix-turn-helix domain-containing protein, with translation MTQAGEEKHIFWASGDDFSTFESALQADPTTKEYACLTELDDRRLYRVTYPEDAVQESLYPKATKHDIVYLDITTTHEESRFRVRIPTLEALKEYREACEEEGISFHLHRLYQEQPDDPAERFELTPAQHDVLVRAHERGYFNEPRCITLEELAEEVEVTSSALGRRLRRALDTLVEQTVRSDADVVTDTER, from the coding sequence ATGACGCAGGCGGGGGAGGAGAAACACATCTTCTGGGCTTCTGGTGACGATTTCAGCACCTTCGAATCAGCACTCCAAGCCGACCCTACCACCAAAGAGTATGCCTGTCTCACTGAACTCGACGACCGACGTTTATATCGTGTGACGTACCCCGAAGACGCTGTACAGGAGTCATTGTATCCAAAAGCGACTAAGCATGATATAGTGTATCTCGATATTACAACCACACATGAGGAGTCCCGCTTTCGTGTTCGCATCCCAACTCTGGAAGCACTAAAAGAATATCGTGAAGCCTGTGAAGAGGAAGGGATTTCGTTTCACCTTCACCGTCTCTATCAGGAACAGCCTGATGACCCGGCTGAACGGTTCGAATTGACTCCTGCTCAGCATGACGTACTCGTTCGAGCACATGAACGTGGCTACTTTAACGAGCCACGCTGCATCACACTCGAAGAGTTGGCAGAGGAGGTCGAGGTTACCTCGTCTGCACTTGGGCGGCGGCTGCGGCGAGCACTAGACACACTCGTTGAACAGACGGTCCGTTCAGATGCCGACGTTGTCACTGATACAGAACGATAG
- a CDS encoding MBL fold metallo-hydrolase RNA specificity domain-containing protein — MDRQDALDNARTPIIIAPSGMLSGGWAPSYLVDFAERYDQAHVFLCGFQADGTPGRQLEEAIGSDEETIEITLSAFGLGEGVPDRDEGTIVKIPTDWIARYSGLSAHGARDTLREFARLVSPEEITLVHGEPEQQRALAANLADKVETVSGIRIGGMMEAIPVRPRTDEKTDSALTDRPATKLLDEAEHELTFDEASAAADLDRSDLVDRMDSLEMALRTIDAELGVARHDNHLSQTEIRSIVRDEVKSIFTEEGLIDN, encoded by the coding sequence ATCGATCGGCAAGACGCTCTCGACAATGCGCGCACCCCCATCATTATCGCACCGTCCGGAATGCTATCAGGGGGCTGGGCCCCATCCTACCTCGTTGATTTCGCAGAACGCTATGATCAGGCGCACGTCTTCCTCTGTGGATTCCAGGCAGATGGGACTCCAGGCCGGCAACTAGAAGAGGCGATCGGCTCAGATGAAGAAACGATCGAGATAACTCTCTCGGCGTTCGGTCTCGGTGAGGGAGTGCCCGATAGGGATGAAGGAACGATCGTCAAGATCCCGACCGACTGGATTGCACGATATAGCGGTCTCTCTGCACATGGGGCGCGGGATACGCTCCGTGAGTTCGCGAGGTTGGTCTCGCCTGAGGAAATAACCCTCGTCCATGGTGAACCGGAACAACAGCGAGCTCTTGCCGCAAATCTCGCTGACAAAGTTGAAACCGTCTCCGGTATCCGGATCGGCGGCATGATGGAAGCCATTCCCGTTCGCCCGAGGACGGATGAAAAGACAGACTCTGCTCTCACTGATCGGCCGGCCACGAAACTTCTCGATGAAGCCGAGCACGAGTTGACCTTTGACGAAGCGTCGGCTGCCGCCGATCTGGACCGTTCCGATTTGGTAGATCGGATGGACTCCCTCGAGATGGCCCTTCGAACTATCGATGCCGAACTGGGTGTTGCTCGCCACGACAACCACCTCTCTCAAACAGAGATACGATCTATCGTCCGAGACGAAGTGAAGTCCATCTTCACCGAAGAGGGTCTTATCGACAACTGA
- a CDS encoding winged helix DNA-binding protein, with amino-acid sequence MGISTLADQLDWSAGHTSRVVSELEAYGYVQTKQSGRQKLVSPTDIEPIEQLEGLLTEYSHMDLPDLIAGAGLLVLYYLDQGRTATELAELSGVSQATIYRRLDDFQHVGVIGKSKSQYRLNDPFAVLAPIARGLLHQKHRREAQRHASGLNFLWETHDEFLFACDSDVTADGFYLTGPALFEAFDVPLLTRDRRHYFRTDRLSEITPAELVCHTLLIDDGPRYRMYCLLLMQQQDIERTALRERAEHYLPEATNDLCAIVDELIEYLETDGTTTTEQLPKWEDFKQTARDYEITV; translated from the coding sequence GTGGGTATCAGTACGCTCGCTGATCAACTCGATTGGAGCGCTGGCCACACCTCACGTGTTGTCTCCGAATTAGAAGCCTACGGGTACGTCCAAACCAAGCAAAGCGGTCGACAAAAGTTGGTTTCTCCTACGGATATCGAACCAATCGAGCAACTCGAGGGGCTTCTCACGGAATATAGCCACATGGATCTACCCGATCTCATTGCTGGCGCTGGGCTACTCGTGCTCTATTATCTCGATCAAGGGCGGACCGCAACCGAGTTAGCCGAACTGAGTGGTGTTAGTCAGGCGACGATATACCGTCGGTTAGATGACTTTCAGCACGTTGGTGTCATTGGAAAATCGAAGTCCCAGTATCGTCTCAATGATCCGTTTGCAGTGTTGGCCCCGATTGCTCGAGGGCTGCTCCACCAGAAACATCGTCGTGAAGCACAGCGACACGCAAGTGGACTTAACTTTCTCTGGGAAACACACGACGAATTCCTTTTCGCCTGCGATAGTGACGTTACTGCCGACGGATTTTACTTGACCGGGCCTGCCCTGTTTGAAGCGTTCGATGTCCCGCTTCTCACCAGGGACCGGCGACACTACTTCCGGACGGATCGACTCTCCGAGATCACTCCCGCAGAATTAGTCTGTCACACACTGCTGATCGATGACGGCCCCCGGTACCGAATGTACTGCCTCTTATTGATGCAACAACAGGACATCGAACGAACGGCACTGCGGGAGCGTGCTGAACACTATCTCCCCGAAGCAACAAACGATCTGTGCGCTATCGTCGATGAACTCATCGAATACTTAGAGACAGACGGAACCACAACAACTGAGCAATTGCCCAAATGGGAAGACTTCAAACAAACGGCCAGAGACTATGAGATCACTGTATGA
- a CDS encoding HalOD1 output domain-containing protein — translation MSSTDSPVKYTYSEDAPVSQTVIAAVAEASNRDPIELDPLYEYIDPDALNTLFHPHSSDEADQDEVYLEFTYTTYRVAVTANYVHVSQLEGAESSSIVDL, via the coding sequence ATGTCAAGCACAGATTCCCCTGTCAAGTATACTTACAGTGAGGATGCCCCCGTCAGCCAAACAGTCATCGCTGCTGTTGCAGAAGCATCAAATCGTGATCCGATTGAGTTGGATCCGCTCTATGAATATATCGACCCTGATGCCCTGAACACTCTCTTTCATCCCCACTCCAGTGATGAGGCGGATCAAGACGAAGTGTATCTGGAATTTACCTATACAACGTATCGCGTCGCAGTGACCGCCAACTACGTTCATGTCTCTCAATTAGAAGGAGCGGAGAGCAGCAGTATAGTCGACCTGTGA
- a CDS encoding MBL fold metallo-hydrolase: MTDNGNGQVAYKTTTVDEYAEDDVPLEVDPGDGTPFVVIPRGGVQEVGRSCYQLETKFGTYLVDAGLNQGDGGQFPDFRGLDEGQIDAVFLTHAHIDHIGAVPVIESRHLLSPRAPIITTRPTEALASTLLKDSLKIHKEQAEKPGREQLYTETDVRKVLDRFVPRGYIRGDIQDYVPNLPEQETLTFDFGNSAHLLGSAWIALETLGSRVVFSGDIGGRSNHLPDFDEPPKADSLFLESTYGGTENHDSASDIRTDIYTDAISAVRDQEPVLIPSFGVGRSQELLYIFKNRLHQLDNDTRSQIQLIYDGMSVSSTNTYNQHAHGEFASESIRNLRVSNGEDQPFLPE, from the coding sequence ATGACCGATAACGGTAACGGACAAGTCGCATATAAAACGACAACTGTAGATGAATATGCGGAAGACGATGTTCCTCTTGAGGTCGATCCCGGGGACGGCACCCCGTTCGTCGTGATTCCGCGCGGTGGTGTACAGGAAGTGGGGCGAAGCTGCTATCAGCTTGAAACGAAGTTCGGTACCTATCTCGTTGATGCCGGACTCAATCAGGGTGATGGCGGTCAGTTCCCTGACTTCAGGGGGCTCGACGAAGGACAGATCGATGCTGTGTTTCTGACTCATGCACACATCGACCATATTGGAGCAGTTCCGGTGATTGAGAGCCGACATCTCCTCTCGCCTCGTGCACCAATTATTACGACCCGACCGACCGAAGCGCTTGCCAGCACTCTCCTAAAAGATTCATTGAAGATCCACAAAGAGCAGGCAGAGAAGCCAGGACGAGAACAGCTCTATACGGAAACGGACGTGAGAAAGGTGCTCGATAGGTTTGTTCCCCGAGGATATATCCGGGGCGATATTCAGGACTACGTCCCAAACCTCCCGGAACAGGAGACCCTGACGTTTGACTTCGGGAATTCTGCCCACCTTCTGGGAAGTGCCTGGATCGCCCTCGAGACATTGGGGTCCCGAGTCGTGTTCTCCGGGGATATCGGCGGCCGATCAAACCATCTACCCGATTTCGATGAGCCGCCCAAGGCAGACAGTCTATTCCTGGAGTCCACCTATGGTGGAACGGAAAACCATGACTCTGCAAGCGATATCCGAACTGATATTTATACTGATGCAATCTCTGCAGTACGGGATCAAGAACCGGTCCTGATCCCCAGTTTCGGCGTCGGCCGTTCACAGGAACTACTCTACATATTCAAGAACCGACTCCATCAGCTCGATAACGATACCCGGAGCCAGATCCAACTAATCTACGACGGGATGTCCGTCAGCTCCACAAACACCTACAATCAGCACGCCCACGGGGAATTCGCTTCTGAATCCATCCGAAACCTCCGGGTCAGCAACGGTGAGGACCAACCGTTCCTCCCGGAGTAG